From Candidatus Firestonebacteria bacterium RIFOXYD2_FULL_39_29, one genomic window encodes:
- a CDS encoding 4Fe-4S ferredoxin, whose product MAYIITAECVACGACKPECPVEAIAEGDPIYTIDPEKCTDCGACANVCPSDACKPKA is encoded by the coding sequence ATGGCTTATATCATCACTGCAGAATGCGTAGCTTGCGGGGCTTGCAAACCGGAATGTCCGGTAGAGGCTATCGCTGAAGGGGATCCTATTTACACTATTGATCCTGAAAAATGCACGGATTGCGGTGCTTGCGCCAATGTTTGTCCGTCGGACGCATGCAAACCAAAAGCGTAA
- a CDS encoding phosphoribosylaminoimidazolesuccinocarboxamide synthase produces the protein MAVILETKYPDLKFIKKGKVRDIYELDGKLLIVATDRLSAFDVVFSQGIHEKGKVLTQISKYWFNKVSDIIPNHLISTEVSEFPALTKYSKELENRIMVVKNVKPVMVECIVRGYLSGSGWTEYQKSGSICGIKLPDGLVESDKLPEPIFTPTSKAEVGVHDENITFEDVVKMIGEKLANELRQKAVAVYEKASQIAEKKGLIIADTKFEFGMDKDKLILIDEILTPDSSRFWPKDQYKPGGAQPSFDKQFVRDYLIEKKWNKKPPAPDLPEDIIRKTSEKYLEALKKITS, from the coding sequence ATGGCGGTAATACTTGAAACAAAATATCCTGACCTTAAATTTATAAAAAAAGGCAAAGTGCGTGATATTTATGAACTTGACGGTAAATTGCTGATTGTTGCTACGGACAGACTATCAGCTTTTGATGTTGTTTTTAGTCAGGGAATTCATGAAAAAGGAAAGGTATTGACTCAAATCTCAAAGTATTGGTTCAATAAAGTCTCCGACATTATCCCAAATCACCTTATTTCTACAGAAGTTTCAGAGTTTCCTGCTTTAACTAAATATTCCAAAGAACTTGAAAACAGAATAATGGTAGTAAAAAATGTTAAACCTGTGATGGTAGAATGTATTGTTAGAGGCTATCTCTCAGGATCAGGATGGACAGAATATCAAAAAAGCGGTTCTATCTGCGGTATAAAACTGCCAGACGGGCTGGTGGAATCAGACAAATTACCGGAGCCTATATTCACCCCGACATCTAAAGCAGAAGTTGGTGTCCATGATGAAAATATAACATTTGAAGATGTTGTAAAAATGATAGGCGAGAAATTGGCAAATGAACTCAGGCAGAAAGCTGTTGCGGTTTATGAAAAGGCGTCGCAAATAGCGGAGAAAAAAGGTTTGATCATTGCAGATACCAAATTTGAATTTGGAATGGATAAAGACAAGCTAATCCTGATAGATGAAATACTCACGCCTGATTCTTCAAGATTCTGGCCGAAGGATCAGTATAAACCGGGTGGTGCGCAGCCAAGCTTTGATAAGCAGTTTGTCCGGGATTATCTTATCGAGAAAAAATGGAATAAGAAACCGCCTGCACCGGACCTTCCTGAGGATATAATCAGGAAAACTTCGGAGAAATACCTGGAAGCTTTAAAAAAAATAACTTCATGA